aagagataaatattttcaaaggcCCAAAATGAAGGAATCAATACCTCCCAATCCCCAGCCAAATCTCTGCAAAGGTATATGTTgcatttctctctattttctgtTTTTATTTGTGTGTGTATCTAAGTCAATTTTTACACGCCTCGACTATTTTGTTGAATATCTATTAGAGATGAGCATCCGATAACCCCCGAATTATGACCAAAGTTGCTacaacacactccaacttcacaacgACTCTATTAcctcctgaactcaattttagcgtatttttgttaCCTCTTTGTGTTTATATGACACCTTTATTACGTAAAATGGGAcccacatcaaaggtgtcacATCGACTAAAAGGGCTGACAAAAGCtgccacatcagctaaaaagggtgacaaaaataggCCAAAATTTAGTTCTGGTGGTAATAGGACtcccgtgaagttggagtgtgtcgtagtaaatttggtcatagttcaggggtTCTAGATGCTTTACTTTATCTATTATATATCCTAACTTAGATTCAGCATGCGGGCGAAGCTAGAGTATTAGTTACGAATATGGCGAAACAAGTATAAATCTTATATTTgtgttaaaaaaattcatttataaCTTATACTCGTTCAATTTGTTTATCTTGCTTTCCTATTTCGCCAAATCTTTAGTTTAAACTTCTCATAGgtgcatgtttaagaccacaaaataAAAGATAGTTTGATTACATTCTACgttatctttagtttaagaccaaACGACAACccatgcactaaagctcccggtGTGTGCGGGGCCCGAGGAAGTACCGAACCACAAGGTTcaattgtacgcaaccttaccttgcgtTACATGACAataaactttatcagttacttcGGGGCTCCCCTTTAGTATAAGACggcaagattcaaaagtttatcCCAAGTCAAACCAGACAAACAGATTGAAACAGAGGAAGTAGTAAATGTTCTAGAGCCCAATAAGCCGTCTTTTCTAGAATGTAGaactcataaactcaaaattagagatccgtttttgtcagcataatgtAACTTAGGCATGTGGAACAAAAATGTTTTGCCTTACAAATTGCAGGGAAGAGAGTGATGAAGCATTTAGAGAAAATAAAGCAGATGGATTTCCAAGAAGAAATAATTATGGACATCCTCAGTAGACTACCTGTGCGGTCTCTTCTTCGATTCAAATGTGTTTAGAAGTTTTGGATGACATTGATCTCTCAGCCTTACTTTACGACGAAGCATTTCAATCATGCGAAACATAACCAAAGTTTCGAAAAAATGCTTCTTCTTGACAAAGAGTATTCATTTCATTGTTCTTCCTTATCGTCGGTTCAACTGTTTGAGGATGTACAAAGACTTGATACGCCTCGTAGTGGTAAACTATGGGGTTGGAAGATACATTGTTGTTACGATGGCTTGGTTCTTATAGGTGTTCGTAATTATCCTGATAAAGACTTCATACTTTTGCTATGGAACCCGTCCACAAGAGAATCAGTAGTACTTCCCAATCCGAAGTTTTCACAGGAAGTTACTTGTACTTGGGGATTGGGATATGACTCGACTAGTGATGACTATAAGATCCTCAAGATTGATGGTAAAGAACGTAATGAAGTTCTTGCTCTGAAAAGTGGCTCCTGGAGAAAGATCGATGATCATCCTGCTACCGGTAACCCTGTGTTGTCTGGTATGGATTATTTGGCATTTC
This genomic interval from Capsicum annuum cultivar UCD-10X-F1 unplaced genomic scaffold, UCD10Xv1.1 ctg3733, whole genome shotgun sequence contains the following:
- the LOC107851971 gene encoding F-box protein CPR1-like; this translates as MTLISQPYFTTKHFNHAKHNQSFEKMLLLDKEYSFHCSSLSSVQLFEDVQRLDTPRSGKLWGWKIHCCYDGLVLIGVRNYPDKDFILLLWNPSTRESVVLPNPKFSQEVTCTWGLGYDSTSDDYKILKIDGKERNEVLALKSGSWRKIDDHPATGNPVLSGMDYLAFRHGALDCFDTPSNMGYLAFVHGAFHWVDCY